One part of the Rubrobacter radiotolerans DSM 5868 genome encodes these proteins:
- a CDS encoding replication initiator protein A, producing the protein MSDSRAEETLVRAESNLEEYPLFAVKSRNRRENHLVFERRRLGEDGTELVQRWEVEPPAKLGMPGPFDQDVYLAVLQLLEVRGGMPKNGELDFSLYELRDILGWSSSGNTYEKIRQSLRRISSTTLTSENAFYSKIEERFLSDTFQIWTVHFARTRRGKSFRERHTLRFHPIFIRNYIAQYLKGLDPTFYWGLASSLSKRLYRLIDHQRNGGLVWETDLRSLKQQVPLSNYSYPSEIRRALKGAHGELIARKFLSRVEYSEEGGVYYHVSQDFARRQKARELSGNPRELFAIERLMAEGLRGDVARDLVARSGSEKCLRYADSLDSQRGIRNRAGWLKKAIEEEFELADTLPMMLFESDGAPRSPAPPSDGIPEPVEPDPAAREAWDGLLEALYASSDPDSNLPTWFEGFVPVSLDDAVLRVLAPNTVAADYVRDRFGDDLTRTWRSTAGPDAVLEIKSMQSL; encoded by the coding sequence ATGAGCGACTCTCGCGCGGAAGAAACGCTTGTAAGAGCGGAATCGAACCTTGAGGAGTACCCGCTGTTCGCCGTGAAGAGCAGGAACCGAAGGGAGAACCATCTTGTCTTCGAGAGAAGGAGACTTGGAGAAGACGGCACAGAGCTCGTCCAAAGGTGGGAGGTCGAACCGCCGGCGAAGCTGGGGATGCCGGGACCGTTCGACCAGGACGTCTACCTCGCGGTTCTTCAACTGCTCGAGGTACGGGGTGGAATGCCGAAGAACGGCGAGCTGGACTTCTCGCTCTACGAGCTGAGGGACATTCTGGGGTGGAGCTCCTCCGGGAACACGTATGAGAAGATCCGTCAGTCTCTGAGAAGGATCTCCAGCACCACGCTGACCTCGGAGAATGCCTTCTACAGCAAGATCGAGGAGAGGTTTCTGTCGGACACGTTCCAGATCTGGACGGTCCACTTTGCGAGAACCCGCCGGGGCAAGAGCTTTCGTGAGCGGCACACCCTGAGGTTTCATCCGATCTTTATCAGGAACTACATCGCCCAGTACCTCAAGGGCCTGGACCCAACCTTCTACTGGGGACTCGCTTCGTCGCTGTCAAAACGTCTGTACCGGCTCATAGACCACCAGAGAAACGGTGGACTCGTCTGGGAGACCGACCTTCGCTCCCTCAAACAGCAGGTGCCGCTCTCGAACTACTCCTACCCCTCGGAGATCCGGCGCGCCCTCAAGGGCGCCCACGGGGAGCTGATCGCCAGAAAGTTCCTCTCCCGCGTCGAATACAGCGAGGAGGGCGGGGTCTACTATCACGTCTCTCAGGACTTCGCCCGGCGGCAGAAAGCACGCGAGCTCTCCGGCAACCCTCGGGAGCTGTTCGCCATAGAACGACTTATGGCCGAAGGCCTCCGCGGGGACGTTGCCCGAGACCTTGTTGCACGCTCCGGCTCCGAAAAGTGCCTGCGCTACGCCGATTCCCTCGACTCCCAGCGCGGCATCCGAAACCGTGCCGGCTGGCTGAAAAAAGCCATCGAGGAGGAGTTCGAGCTCGCCGACACCCTGCCCATGATGCTCTTCGAAAGCGACGGCGCTCCTCGTTCCCCGGCTCCCCCGTCAGACGGTATACCCGAGCCTGTCGAGCCCGACCCCGCCGCCCGCGAGGCCTGGGACGGTCTCCTAGAAGCCCTGTACGCCTCCTCCGACCCCGACTCGAACCTCCCTACCTGGTTCGAGGGCTTCGTGCCCGTCTCCCTCGACGACGCTGTCCTCCGGGTCCTTGCTCCCAACACCGTTGCCGCCGACTACGTCCGGGATCGGTTCGGCGATGACCTTACCCGTACGTGGCGCTCCACCGCCGGTCCAGACGCGGTACTCGAAATCAAGAGCATGCAGTCATTATAA
- a CDS encoding response regulator transcription factor, with amino-acid sequence MSSSCVTAREREVFELALRGYTNARIATDVHVSLPTVKSHIKSILRKLGLKGRKDIPISRLWDKYIGDSAGLANLVL; translated from the coding sequence TTGAGTAGCTCTTGTGTCACCGCCCGGGAGCGAGAGGTCTTCGAGCTCGCCCTGCGCGGCTACACGAACGCCCGCATCGCCACGGATGTGCACGTAAGCCTCCCGACCGTCAAGAGCCACATCAAGAGCATCCTCCGTAAGCTTGGGCTGAAGGGAAGAAAGGACATCCCTATATCGAGGTTGTGGGACAAGTATATAGGCGACAGTGCGGGGTTAGCGAACTTAGTTCTCTAG
- a CDS encoding DUF6883 domain-containing protein, whose product MAKLPNPEKAVVEMRKLRDYCLSPEHPRGRHKARVFASALGLTAEDSEELRDALFSAVVSEEAAPTEEDEYGKRYVLDFEMSTEAGSATVRSGWIVRSGEGFPRFTSCWVL is encoded by the coding sequence ATGGCGAAGCTCCCAAATCCCGAAAAGGCAGTCGTGGAGATGCGAAAGCTCCGCGACTACTGCCTGAGCCCGGAACACCCGCGGGGCAGGCACAAGGCCCGGGTCTTCGCCTCCGCCCTGGGCCTCACCGCCGAGGACTCCGAGGAGCTTCGCGACGCGCTGTTCTCCGCGGTCGTTTCGGAGGAGGCGGCTCCAACCGAAGAGGACGAGTACGGCAAGAGGTACGTGCTAGACTTCGAGATGAGCACCGAGGCGGGGAGCGCCACCGTGCGCAGCGGGTGGATCGTCCGCTCCGGCGAGGGCTTCCCGAGGTTCACGAGTTGCTGGGTGCTCTAG
- a CDS encoding ribbon-helix-helix protein, CopG family — MKHTVTSELDPDLFSTLERERYASGMSRSAAIRQAIEWWIVQRKEQGEERVEKAEVRHRQVIRHLDYLTKMVCSQKQAQVTEPNGRGCADGMLLGRASDVREVDDVRPSRSERSALNEARKRARRMD; from the coding sequence GTGAAACACACGGTCACGAGCGAACTGGACCCAGACCTTTTCAGCACGCTAGAACGAGAACGGTACGCGTCTGGTATGTCCCGTTCGGCTGCAATCCGGCAGGCAATCGAGTGGTGGATTGTCCAGCGCAAGGAACAGGGCGAAGAGCGTGTAGAAAAAGCGGAGGTCCGTCACCGTCAGGTGATACGACACCTGGATTACCTTACAAAAATGGTTTGCAGCCAGAAGCAGGCGCAGGTTACCGAGCCGAACGGCAGGGGCTGCGCCGACGGGATGCTCTTGGGAAGAGCATCGGACGTCCGAGAGGTTGACGACGTACGTCCGAGTCGGAGCGAACGTAGTGCGCTCAATGAGGCGCGGAAGCGAGCGAGGAGGATGGATTAG
- a CDS encoding S8 family peptidase, with protein sequence MLTIRPQTSKRLRQVSEKAEVPMIVTRPSRASATKRNSLRITALLVSVLVAASLGTVSAKAQSAAPGTLSEQLVPPGRSAADTLPSVENEVVVVMKDGASIEDTRRMASSLNGRVVEERSPAGSEKIEVIEFKEARGDKALIASKARELSQAPGVISAEPNSLVEMHYRPNDTFFSQPRGSANQGNLSLIGMPAAWSKSKGAGAGIGIADSGLPPRNYGELPATKVLAQTDVLNGDSVAEDNAGHGSAVSALAAAKTDNRFGMAGAGFNAKVAMCKFSTRLPNGGVGGTKDGLIKCIDWLQKRSSVDVLNLSLGLAKGETSPGITREIKETQELYGKVVVASVGNDGTYTRTQLPASLPGVIGVGSIDSRSSRSSFSNYGPYVDLMAPGNGVVSYVVQNEKPAFAFGTSFSAPQVAGCAALLSAKNYNAGQIKNRLLKSATNMGPAGRDDQTGYGYLNCGKALSN encoded by the coding sequence TTGCTGACGATCAGGCCGCAGACCTCCAAAAGGCTACGGCAAGTCAGCGAGAAAGCAGAGGTCCCTATGATTGTAACCCGGCCGTCACGAGCGTCAGCGACCAAGCGCAATTCGCTTCGCATCACGGCTCTTCTTGTTTCGGTGCTGGTCGCTGCGTCGCTGGGCACCGTTTCTGCAAAAGCACAGAGTGCTGCGCCGGGAACTTTAAGCGAACAGCTGGTTCCCCCGGGGAGATCGGCGGCGGACACGCTTCCCAGCGTGGAGAACGAGGTAGTGGTCGTAATGAAGGATGGTGCCTCCATTGAGGACACGCGAAGGATGGCGAGCAGTCTCAACGGTCGGGTAGTTGAGGAGCGATCTCCGGCGGGCTCTGAGAAGATCGAGGTAATAGAGTTCAAGGAAGCCAGAGGCGACAAGGCGCTCATTGCGTCCAAGGCAAGGGAGTTGAGCCAGGCTCCCGGCGTTATCTCCGCCGAACCGAACTCCCTTGTCGAGATGCACTACCGTCCAAACGACACTTTCTTCAGCCAACCTCGCGGGTCGGCCAACCAGGGCAACCTTTCCCTTATCGGGATGCCCGCAGCCTGGAGCAAGAGCAAGGGAGCCGGAGCGGGTATCGGCATAGCCGACAGCGGCCTGCCTCCAAGAAACTACGGCGAGCTTCCAGCTACAAAGGTGCTTGCCCAGACCGACGTTCTGAACGGCGATTCCGTAGCGGAAGACAACGCCGGGCACGGCTCCGCTGTGTCGGCTCTGGCGGCAGCCAAGACCGACAACCGTTTCGGCATGGCAGGAGCTGGGTTCAACGCAAAGGTTGCGATGTGCAAGTTCTCCACAAGGCTCCCCAACGGGGGAGTCGGCGGGACCAAAGACGGCCTTATCAAGTGCATAGACTGGCTGCAAAAACGCTCCAGCGTGGACGTACTGAACCTGAGCCTCGGTCTGGCCAAAGGGGAGACTTCTCCGGGAATTACGAGGGAGATCAAGGAGACGCAGGAGCTGTACGGCAAGGTCGTCGTCGCGTCCGTGGGGAACGATGGAACGTACACGAGAACGCAGCTACCGGCGAGCCTGCCGGGCGTTATAGGGGTCGGTAGCATAGACAGCAGAAGCTCGCGAAGCAGCTTCTCCAACTACGGACCATACGTGGACCTCATGGCTCCCGGTAACGGCGTTGTTTCGTACGTGGTTCAAAACGAGAAGCCGGCATTCGCGTTCGGCACCAGCTTCTCCGCGCCGCAGGTCGCCGGGTGCGCGGCTCTTCTGAGCGCGAAGAACTACAACGCAGGCCAGATAAAGAACCGGCTCCTCAAGAGCGCCACGAACATGGGACCCGCCGGACGCGACGACCAGACCGGCTACGGCTACCTCAACTGCGGCAAGGCTCTCTCCAACTGA
- a CDS encoding ParA family protein — protein sequence MAQTVISLASFKGGVGKSTLAVNLAGALALNAPTTLVDEDPLRSCYRWARRDGGLPMPVLLPEEARRGGDLGASRYLIVDTEGRPRLEELSELIVSSTWTLIPCGTSGLEIDGTLRLMDELQRAEADLARVKVVVTKAPPVGTVGQQARDALRAAGLPVANSVVRSYVAHQRAAELGVLVKDVPDGRAPQAWADVLELAMEVVG from the coding sequence ATGGCGCAGACGGTTATATCTCTGGCGAGCTTCAAGGGCGGGGTTGGGAAGAGCACGCTCGCGGTCAACCTTGCGGGGGCGCTTGCGCTGAACGCCCCGACGACGCTCGTGGACGAGGACCCGCTGCGCTCGTGCTACAGGTGGGCGAGGCGCGACGGGGGATTGCCGATGCCGGTGCTGTTGCCGGAGGAGGCGCGGCGTGGGGGGGACCTGGGCGCTTCGCGGTACCTGATCGTGGACACCGAGGGGCGGCCGAGGCTGGAGGAGCTCTCGGAGCTGATCGTCTCCTCGACCTGGACCCTTATACCCTGCGGCACGAGCGGCCTGGAGATAGACGGAACGCTGCGGCTCATGGACGAGCTCCAGAGAGCGGAGGCCGACCTTGCGAGGGTGAAGGTCGTTGTAACGAAGGCGCCGCCGGTCGGGACGGTCGGCCAGCAGGCCCGGGACGCCCTCAGGGCGGCCGGGCTCCCGGTGGCGAACTCGGTCGTCCGCTCCTACGTGGCTCACCAGAGAGCCGCTGAGCTCGGGGTGCTCGTGAAGGACGTGCCGGACGGCCGGGCCCCCCAGGCCTGGGCGGACGTGCTGGAGCTCGCGATGGAGGTTGTCGGGTGA
- a CDS encoding type II toxin-antitoxin system RelE/ParE family toxin, whose translation MIVSFGDEGTEDIFDGRDTKKARKACPSDLMKVARRKLDQVNQAAGLDDLRVPPNNRLEKLAGDREGWHSIRINVQWRVCFLWTDAGAEEVEIVDYHRG comes from the coding sequence ATGATCGTTTCGTTTGGAGACGAGGGCACGGAGGATATCTTCGATGGTCGGGACACAAAGAAGGCGAGGAAGGCGTGCCCTTCGGATCTTATGAAGGTGGCGAGAAGGAAGCTGGACCAGGTCAACCAGGCGGCCGGGCTCGATGATCTGCGGGTCCCGCCGAACAACCGCTTGGAGAAGCTGGCGGGTGACCGGGAGGGGTGGCATTCAATCAGGATCAATGTTCAGTGGAGGGTGTGCTTTTTGTGGACGGACGCGGGTGCGGAGGAGGTGGAGATAGTTGACTACCACAGGGGCTGA
- a CDS encoding HigA family addiction module antitoxin, giving the protein MTTTGAEGLGGMRVPKDREPTHPGEMLKEEFLVPLGITQREFAERIGVSYVRLNELVNGRRGVTPSTALRLARALGTSSEFWLRGQMVWDLYRALHDEREARALERIRPIAG; this is encoded by the coding sequence TTGACTACCACAGGGGCTGAGGGGCTCGGGGGCATGCGGGTTCCAAAAGATCGGGAGCCGACCCATCCGGGTGAGATGCTCAAAGAGGAGTTTCTCGTGCCGCTCGGGATCACGCAGAGGGAGTTCGCCGAGAGGATCGGAGTCTCCTACGTGCGGCTTAACGAACTTGTGAACGGCAGGCGCGGGGTGACGCCTTCGACGGCTCTCAGGCTTGCAAGGGCGCTCGGGACGAGTTCCGAGTTTTGGCTCAGGGGCCAGATGGTCTGGGATCTCTACCGCGCACTCCACGACGAGCGGGAGGCCCGGGCGCTGGAGCGCATAAGGCCAATAGCGGGCTAG
- a CDS encoding relaxase/mobilization nuclease domain-containing protein, translating to MSPNVYNVSYTHAAGNSGSAARGARYVTRRPDLSREERGEGREPTRESEWREIEYVGDRERFVREANRRRNEKRELAERNGKDFSKDRSPGAAQYVHVVISPENGRQMSDGDFYGIAREWTHDEAGRELPHVGAVHRDSGSAGSGEGHDHLHLLIARDKFGKEELAERKERSEELVRDIERFRGLERETGRHIGRELPGPGTPEREMER from the coding sequence GTGAGCCCGAACGTCTACAACGTCTCCTACACCCACGCAGCGGGCAACTCCGGCAGCGCGGCCAGGGGCGCCCGCTACGTCACCCGCCGGCCCGACCTTTCGCGCGAGGAGCGGGGAGAGGGTCGGGAGCCTACCCGAGAGTCGGAGTGGCGGGAGATCGAGTACGTGGGGGACCGGGAGCGGTTTGTCCGGGAGGCCAACCGCAGGCGCAACGAGAAGCGTGAGCTGGCCGAGAGGAACGGCAAGGACTTCTCAAAAGACCGCAGTCCCGGCGCGGCTCAGTACGTCCACGTGGTGATCTCCCCCGAAAACGGCAGGCAGATGAGCGACGGGGACTTCTACGGGATCGCCCGGGAGTGGACTCACGACGAGGCCGGAAGGGAGCTTCCGCACGTCGGGGCCGTCCACCGCGACTCCGGAAGCGCCGGAAGCGGCGAGGGCCACGACCACCTGCATCTCCTTATCGCTCGCGACAAGTTCGGCAAGGAGGAACTGGCCGAGCGCAAGGAGCGCAGCGAGGAGCTGGTGCGCGACATCGAGAGGTTCCGAGGGCTGGAGCGGGAAACCGGACGGCATATCGGACGCGAGCTCCCGGGGCCCGGGACCCCGGAGCGTGAGATGGAGCGATGA
- a CDS encoding DUF4926 domain-containing protein, with the protein MKVGVDILDVVALTEDLPGRGLYRGQVGTVVEALEPNVFEVEFSDDEGRAYAFVSLRADQLLVLHYEPIEAGS; encoded by the coding sequence GTGAAAGTCGGCGTCGACATCCTGGACGTGGTGGCCCTCACCGAGGATCTGCCCGGGCGGGGCCTCTACAGGGGTCAGGTAGGGACGGTGGTCGAAGCCCTGGAACCCAACGTATTCGAGGTCGAGTTCTCCGACGACGAGGGGCGCGCTTATGCGTTCGTCTCACTAAGAGCCGACCAGCTTTTGGTGCTCCATTACGAGCCGATCGAGGCCGGCTCCTAG
- a CDS encoding type IV secretory system conjugative DNA transfer family protein: MKALDQHRWSILGREWKRLPTVGVIAKAGSGKDEALVGPTIYQEMLRGSSDLVIMDPKVEQLDLAARGRYLPPEADIYVYGSSPLLDPYCRSDGFDLFRYGSSITTARILTEEESRDTHWQHKAADLIVAIWTALEETTGEAATLLDVREVVNDRDALKELRMESRRVDNVADEEREWGYIRSTAARALEPLESARARAMFDAEGIRMPDFTSQRRQIVFLCPDPGAGETEAKLTAAMVEVLVQLSRRTGQGRVQKFIMNEAGSFMSLPRLPHYSEIGRGEGMYMMYVLQSWSQLVRRLGLAGARSLWTGSAAQIVGQGAEPELAEEMSRYTEPVRLTHRQPRQRRQSPGGEHISEERRPALLPHHVTGLGTGEWIVRVAPEIYRFRVPERYTQTEQLKKMMRKLTPRRAGR, translated from the coding sequence GTGAAAGCACTAGACCAACACAGGTGGAGCATACTCGGCCGGGAGTGGAAGAGACTCCCGACAGTCGGGGTTATCGCGAAGGCCGGGAGCGGCAAGGACGAGGCGCTCGTGGGGCCGACGATATACCAGGAGATGCTCCGGGGATCCTCCGACCTGGTGATCATGGACCCGAAGGTCGAGCAACTGGACCTCGCCGCCCGGGGAAGGTACTTGCCGCCCGAAGCGGACATCTACGTCTACGGCTCGTCGCCGCTGCTGGACCCCTATTGTCGTAGCGATGGCTTCGATCTCTTCCGTTACGGTTCCAGTATTACCACGGCGCGCATCCTTACCGAGGAAGAGAGCCGGGATACTCACTGGCAACACAAGGCCGCCGACCTGATCGTCGCGATCTGGACAGCGCTCGAAGAGACCACAGGTGAGGCAGCGACGCTCTTGGATGTAAGAGAAGTAGTAAACGATCGCGATGCCCTGAAGGAGCTCCGAATGGAGAGCCGACGGGTGGACAACGTCGCCGACGAGGAAAGAGAGTGGGGCTACATCCGCTCGACGGCTGCGAGAGCGCTTGAGCCCCTTGAGTCCGCGCGGGCCCGGGCGATGTTCGACGCCGAGGGAATAAGGATGCCGGACTTCACAAGCCAGCGACGCCAAATCGTCTTTCTCTGCCCGGACCCGGGGGCCGGAGAAACAGAGGCGAAGCTCACCGCCGCGATGGTCGAGGTGCTGGTGCAGCTCTCCCGCAGGACCGGACAAGGAAGGGTCCAGAAGTTCATTATGAATGAGGCAGGCAGCTTCATGAGCCTCCCCCGGCTGCCTCACTACTCGGAGATCGGCCGGGGCGAGGGCATGTACATGATGTACGTGCTCCAGAGCTGGTCGCAGCTCGTCAGGAGGCTAGGTTTGGCGGGGGCGAGGAGCCTCTGGACCGGGTCTGCGGCGCAGATTGTGGGCCAGGGAGCGGAGCCGGAGCTTGCGGAGGAGATGAGTCGCTACACCGAGCCCGTGAGGCTAACGCATCGCCAGCCCCGGCAGCGACGCCAGAGCCCCGGAGGAGAGCACATCTCCGAGGAACGTCGGCCGGCTCTGTTGCCGCACCACGTGACGGGACTTGGGACCGGGGAGTGGATCGTGCGCGTCGCGCCGGAGATCTACCGCTTCAGGGTCCCGGAACGCTACACCCAGACCGAGCAGCTGAAAAAGATGATGCGGAAGCTAACTCCTCGCCGCGCCGGAAGGTGA
- a CDS encoding LuxR C-terminal-related transcriptional regulator, with protein sequence MESSQGKDQSDARVRKRVEAWRETNEWIERHERIAKENPSEFVSTFSAYVQLQRRHIQRVIREQFGLRVSYEKKPSGEPYIESLEKFPIHFRYLPEHREAFRLLRAWLDLLAWFDGAWIAVVSARVLAEREGADPDDAVIENVFEYHRAGPWMASPTIKTEPDRSLREAYAENLSGWVGAQISLGKNGRLNSILKEDLEPGDSPRARLLRELLAATTMAFEELLPDESLRPGGGETNLVSRVERVMEELGSQKEKLRRRSKLSEDRPEPAGASTDGDLEQFEHRETLRQQLEDLKSWMKDANLSETQLKVLDLDMRTDHDTKAIAEELGISPKTVRVIRKRYRDRIRAAANL encoded by the coding sequence GTGGAAAGCAGCCAGGGAAAGGATCAGAGCGACGCCAGGGTACGGAAGCGCGTGGAGGCCTGGCGTGAAACCAACGAGTGGATAGAGCGCCACGAACGGATAGCCAAGGAGAATCCCTCCGAGTTCGTCTCGACCTTCAGTGCTTATGTGCAGCTCCAGCGCCGACACATCCAGCGAGTTATCCGCGAGCAGTTCGGCCTCAGAGTAAGCTACGAGAAGAAACCTTCCGGGGAGCCGTACATAGAGTCCCTGGAGAAGTTCCCCATACATTTTCGTTACCTGCCCGAGCACCGGGAGGCTTTTCGTCTTCTCAGAGCCTGGCTCGACCTGCTGGCCTGGTTTGACGGTGCGTGGATAGCCGTTGTATCGGCTCGCGTTCTGGCGGAACGTGAGGGTGCCGACCCCGACGACGCCGTGATCGAGAACGTCTTTGAGTACCACCGTGCAGGTCCCTGGATGGCGTCGCCCACCATCAAGACCGAGCCCGATCGCTCACTGCGTGAGGCTTACGCCGAAAACTTGTCTGGCTGGGTGGGAGCGCAGATCAGCCTCGGAAAGAACGGAAGGCTCAACTCGATCCTCAAAGAGGATCTCGAGCCGGGTGATAGTCCCCGCGCCAGGCTTCTACGCGAGCTACTGGCGGCGACAACGATGGCCTTTGAGGAGCTGTTGCCGGACGAGTCCCTCAGGCCGGGCGGTGGCGAGACCAACCTTGTCAGCCGGGTCGAGCGCGTGATGGAAGAACTTGGCAGCCAAAAGGAAAAGCTGCGGCGCAGAAGCAAACTCTCCGAAGATCGTCCCGAACCTGCGGGAGCGTCCACGGACGGCGATCTCGAACAGTTTGAGCACAGAGAGACCTTGCGCCAACAGCTCGAAGACCTGAAGTCATGGATGAAGGACGCGAATCTTTCGGAGACCCAACTAAAGGTTCTCGACCTCGACATGAGGACAGACCACGATACCAAGGCCATAGCCGAAGAACTCGGAATATCGCCCAAGACCGTCAGGGTGATCAGGAAACGCTATCGCGACAGAATAAGAGCGGCAGCCAACCTCTAG
- a CDS encoding Ig-like domain-containing protein, with protein MGRMLKLLGALGICALLMFSSLPGVQAASDLLNNQHQEPVPLPGGEPRVTVGKIKAISPEEALGEAGARSVAAAVKCNQQPVVMSYPEARFTGLKKWCYDGRRVTQGTMEVRPYIEPEHRYTASRDGWVYVPGALKKTDRFVTANGVERGAHLSTRTGRFEYRVHGQAKPQSVYIPHLSRTGYGSGDCKGPKPKDLAPRLTAIYPVNTSKNVPRGHNIVAVLNMEAKEGTANEGTFYVINNRTGEYVEGATGRYGPDLSRILIVPYKPLDANTKYTATVAGGPNGVLGKTGDPLQVGKTWTFTTGTKIEPDN; from the coding sequence ATGGGGCGTATGTTGAAGCTACTCGGGGCACTCGGGATCTGTGCACTGCTGATGTTCTCTTCGCTGCCGGGGGTTCAGGCCGCGTCGGATCTTCTGAACAATCAACACCAGGAGCCCGTCCCGCTACCGGGCGGGGAGCCGCGGGTAACGGTCGGCAAGATAAAGGCCATCTCCCCGGAGGAGGCGCTTGGCGAGGCGGGGGCGAGAAGCGTCGCCGCCGCGGTGAAGTGCAACCAGCAGCCGGTCGTTATGTCCTACCCGGAGGCGCGCTTCACCGGCCTGAAGAAGTGGTGCTATGACGGCAGGCGCGTGACGCAGGGGACGATGGAGGTCAGGCCCTACATAGAGCCCGAGCACCGCTACACCGCAAGCCGTGACGGTTGGGTCTACGTGCCGGGCGCTCTCAAGAAGACGGACAGGTTCGTCACCGCGAACGGCGTCGAGCGCGGCGCGCACCTCAGCACGCGGACCGGACGCTTCGAGTACCGAGTGCACGGCCAGGCAAAGCCCCAGTCCGTCTACATCCCGCACCTTTCAAGGACCGGCTACGGCTCCGGTGACTGCAAGGGACCGAAGCCGAAGGACCTTGCCCCGAGGCTCACGGCCATCTACCCGGTGAACACCTCCAAGAACGTCCCGAGGGGACACAACATCGTAGCCGTTCTGAACATGGAGGCGAAGGAGGGCACGGCGAACGAGGGCACCTTCTACGTCATCAACAACAGGACCGGCGAGTACGTCGAGGGCGCGACGGGCCGCTACGGACCTGACCTGTCGCGCATCCTGATCGTCCCCTACAAGCCCCTCGACGCAAACACAAAGTACACCGCCACGGTAGCCGGTGGTCCGAACGGAGTCCTCGGCAAGACCGGAGACCCGCTGCAGGTCGGCAAGACCTGGACCTTCACCACCGGAACAAAGATAGAGCCGGACAACTAG
- a CDS encoding response regulator transcription factor, whose product MVRGEESFDGANITRTRGDGAAPVAGVVVADRSPVVRFGLRTLLGSAGDLSWAGECESAEDALLLNETLRPELLVVGTELAGSLSAVELSVLLKGTPRPPRLLVYAQRDLDGEAAGCLFADADSLVHESRPCDELLDAIRRTAAGQRVWRLAGGGSGGPPCLQSLGFRLSCKEREVAGLVLRRMSNEEISSALHVSLPTVKSHVKSVLRKCGVRRRTDLL is encoded by the coding sequence ATGGTCAGGGGAGAAGAGAGTTTCGACGGGGCAAACATCACGCGGACGCGGGGGGATGGAGCAGCCCCGGTGGCGGGCGTTGTCGTGGCCGACCGGAGCCCGGTGGTCCGCTTCGGCCTCAGGACGCTGCTCGGGAGTGCAGGGGACCTCTCCTGGGCCGGCGAGTGCGAGAGCGCGGAGGACGCGCTTCTTCTGAACGAGACCCTGAGACCGGAGCTGCTGGTCGTCGGCACGGAGCTTGCGGGCTCGCTCTCGGCGGTGGAGCTTTCGGTCCTTCTCAAGGGGACGCCCCGGCCCCCGAGGCTCCTCGTCTACGCTCAGCGCGACCTCGACGGAGAGGCTGCGGGGTGTCTCTTTGCCGACGCGGACTCGCTCGTGCACGAAAGCAGGCCCTGCGACGAGCTCCTTGATGCGATCCGGAGAACCGCGGCCGGTCAGCGCGTCTGGCGGCTCGCCGGCGGTGGCTCGGGCGGCCCGCCCTGCCTCCAGTCGCTCGGGTTCAGGCTCTCCTGCAAGGAGCGCGAGGTCGCCGGGTTGGTGCTGAGAAGGATGTCCAACGAGGAGATCTCCTCCGCCCTCCACGTAAGCCTCCCGACCGTGAAGTCCCACGTAAAGAGCGTGCTGCGCAAGTGCGGCGTCCGAAGAAGGACTGACCTCCTCTAG